The DNA region CTAAGTTGTTTTGTGACAACAAGTCCGCACTCCACATCGCCAGCAATGATGTCTTCCATGAACGAACAAAACATGTGAAGATCGATTGTCACACTACACGAGATCAGGTCAAGAGTAGTTTCCTCAGACTTTTCCACTTGGCATCAGAAAACCAATTGGCTGACATACTCACGAAACCTCTTCATCCTGGTCCTTTTCATCATCTGCTCCAACGATTATCTGTTTCAAGCCTTTATTCGATTCAGGAATTGTCGGCTTGAGGGGGGCATATTGACTTATACTGTATAGTTAATTATATGGTGTATTAACATAGTAGAGTCTCCTTTAGCTCTGGCTATCTTTATACACTTGTACAGAGTATAAATACTCCTTGTATGATACATTGGTTCATTAATgagaaaatatcatttcatcaaagttaataattgattttggtgcttttgtgttgttgtgaTTTTCAGATGATCAAGGATGCGATTGTTACGTTCTAGTCAATATGCGTTTGTTAACAGTGGTGGTGGTGAGGGCGAATTAACGCCGCCGTAGATTCTACCTTTCAAGATCTGCCCATCTTTGTAaagagaacgaagaagaaggtttgagagagagagacgaaaaaatggaaaaatgaaaaaaaaaaaaaaaaaaaaaaaaaaaaaaaaaagaaactggcATTAAAGAGGATTCGAACCCGAATATTGCTAGTTGCAAAACGACCACAATACCACTATACTACATTAATATATTGACAAAATTAAGTAAatggatattatatatattcaaaaaactATTCTTCAGCTATTCCGTCACACATGTTAACGTCTGTTAAGTGGTATGTTTGATTCGACCAATCTTTAATAAACAAGGTTTTATTTGACATCAATTAATATatcatgtatttttattccaaccAAAAAGTATTGGGTATTAAaagttcaaataaaaataagttgggttttttttgggaattttcctaattaataaaatatcttaaaattataactaatatCATTAGATGTTTGAATGGCAACAACTTTTAATTTGCTTTGGACCTTTGTTATCTATGGATCGGCCATATTCCTAAGGCTGTGATACTTTTCACTAAAAAATGTCGCATCTAGTTTGTACCTTaacgtttttatttaattttagggCCATAGAGCAAGAGTTGTCACGATAGGAAAGCGAAATGACGATAAGGAACCAACGTTTATAAACAACCTTATATCCTCCACACTTAATCAGCATTATAATGACTACTTAATTAAGTAGATTATCCAACTCTGTTTGGTGATATTAGATAAATGACACGATGTCTTATCTTGTGTACTAGGATGGATGTTTTCTATTCTGGTAtcaaggatttttttttcaaaaatagtataGAAACGGGAAGAAGATGGTGGGTGTCGTCCTCTCTCGGTAGCAGAGTCGACAACACACAAAAACGTGCTCACAAGGGTTTCCCCAATAAATGTTTCACCAATACATTATTTAGAACTCTTTAAATACACGCATCTAATTTTGGGATGTGTTATCAATTAAACGAATTGACATATTTTCATATCTAGGTGACAGTAGGGTTTTCCCTAGGgataaatctttatttatagGAATTTTAGGTTTTCTACGTACAAAGTAACGGGCTAACAAGATTTTGTTGGGGTTTTTACCCAAGGTATCCAAAACAAATCGGACCGGTTTACCTGATTCAAGCTGGGATATTATAAACAAGTTCAATATAGCATACATAAtaggttgagaagaagaaacattaatCATGTTATGATATTGCTCAGCTAATGTAACTCATTTTGTGTCCAACTAAAGGGAGGTTTTCCTTTTCGATGCTATTCCACTagctataaagtataaactttTTTACACATGTCCGTTTGGTTATTACAACCTTCGATTTTTAATGTCAATAACCAGAAGCTACGCTTAAATTCGTTCCATcgaaaaaaacaatatgtacTTTTCCCTTGTTGTTCTCTATATAGTTTAAAGACAAGCTTTTCTGGTTAGAGCaagttaatttataattatattgtataaaacaaattgttaatcacttttttgggtttgaaatcTATGATTTGACCTCCAActcatggagggttcttgatgTCACTCCTGGGATGTAGCGGAACATCATTTAATTTTGGTGCATCTTTGAATGGAAATACCTATTTTTTTGCTCAGGAGAAAATGAATCTGGATGTTGGATTTGTAACAGAGTTGGAAgattttttactctgttttgattcaTCTCCTCGTTTAACTTTCCAACAGAGATCGTAAAGAGGAAAAGGggagaggagagaaagagagatatagTATTTTTCACAtcaatttttaaagattatcCATTAATTAGAGATCATCCCTTCTAATCATATATTGAGAATACatcatttctttatatttttaaaaggcaAATTAAATCCATCGCATTTAGGGGTTTGCCAGGCCTTTTGTATTTAACATTCgctgcattgtttctgttcgAAAAGGTTAAACACTAATTTCGTTTTGGTCATTCTtgttttcatctttgttttagCCGAAAGAATTATCTTTTAAGTTATGTAAGATTTCATGTTTGCTTAAATCATTGATGGTGTTGGACATGGgctacgcccaatatgccactcggcccaacaaaacTTATTAATTGTGATTTTGGCCAGACAAAATTAGGAGCAGATCATTAACATTCCACAGAGGGTAATTTCGGCATTTCGCGTTGGGAACCCTAGTTCTACACTCGCCTATAAATAACATCATACATTTATTGAGATGAGGATCTTGACTCTCGGACATGACccagagagcaatactttgcatcgattACTATTATTGTCTTTTGAGTAATTCGTTTTCCACTTCTAAGCTCGTCATTATTCTGTTTGtgagttctcctgtgaactgacgagttTAATCTTGACTCTTTGTAACTGACGACCTCAAATTCAATCGTTATTAAAAGGACTAGCTCAATTCTTCCCCCAAATCTTTCTTTACTTAGTATTGTAcaatccccggtacaaacaattggcgcccactGTGGGGCCAGAGTAGAGCGCTCCTTTTTGACGATCAAGACTGACGGTCGCCGTTTCCACGAAGACTCCAGATCAAAACATGACGAACTCAGGAAACTCCAGCGAAGAATTCAACACCACTTTCAAACAACCATCGCCTTCGGAACAACAATGGAGACGCATAAGAATACGCACTCTCCCACCTCCACCTTCCACGACAACCACAGTCGAAGCACTGTGCCGAACAACACAACCTCTCTACCAACTCCCGACGCGTCCTTGGAACCTCTTGCTGCCATGCATGTCGAGCACAGACCTGCCACGGACCAGACCATCGTCAATAATGCCGCCCTTCCAAATGCTTTGCCCACAACACAAAGGAGCGGACTCGACGAACTGATGCATATCGTACTCGACGCACCAATCCCACCTCTTACTACCGCACGTGACGAGCATCATCAAACCGTGGCTCCAGCTGTCACTGATGGTGCCACGCTCCCAGCTCCCTTGCTTGTTGGACAGAGGAACAACTTCGACGATATGATGCATACTATCCTTGACAAGCTCAATAGTCGGGAAACATGAACATTTGAGCAGCTCGACGCACTCGTTGCAACACAAGAAGCATCGCAAGACCAAATTAACAGACTCCAGAAAAGAAGACACGATCGTCGACACACAAGCTACCCAGCCGACCTGGACACACTACCACCCCTGTTAGCGCCAGTCGAGGAACGCTCAGAGAGTCATGGACGCCGACCAACATCCATCACAGACGATGACCACACCATGGATGGGGCGCCCGCCGATCAAGACCAGATGCACCGTCGTAGCAAGCGTAGTTGGAGCCAGCCGACTCCAACACTGTCGAACCACCATCCGCGAGACAATCTGAAAGATTACAAGGATTTAAAAATCCAGTGACTCGAAACGATCGTAAAGGACATCTCGGCCAAGATACATCGAGCAACAAGCGCTTCCCCCAACTTGGAGAAGGTGCTCGAAGAGGCTCAACGCTCACCCTTCACGACAAGAATCTCTAGCGTTCGTGTTTGATACATCAACAAGTTCAAGTTCATCTCGTACACCGGGCTAACCGACCCAAAACCTTTCTTAACATCGATGAGTGTTGCAATCAACCGAGTTCATGGAACGATTCAAGAAAGTTGTTTCAAAGCTCGCCATTGCAGACGATACTGCGATCTCCGCTCTCCGAAATGCTCTTGTATATGGGTCACACTTCAAGGACGATATTATCATATACGAGCCTCTGACTCTCGTCGACACACTACACCGGGCTAACAAGTACATCAaggtagaaaaagagaaagacgcAAGGTCAAACCATCCATCAAGATAACCGGTCGTAGAACTCAGCCAAATCAAAGAATAACAAGACGCcttgtgccaaaaaaaaaaaaaacaaaaaacaaaaaaagaatgctCGTCATACCGAGCTCTTCCTTCGCAAAATGAACTACGAATGACTTAATCCCTTTTCAACGGTACATAGGCAGCcttttacaaaacataaaaataaaaattacactcGAAAAAGTACATTTAGTCACAAAAAAGCTCTCACGCACGAGTCCGTCTTAACGAGTGTACAGCTTCTACATTTTCGCCCTGGCCAGGTGTACGATTTAAAACGCGTTCCACATGGATGCAGCGGTGAAACAATTAGCACAAAAAAAAGCCGAGCCCAGTCTCGCATTCAACTAGCAGGCAGTCAAGTTTGAATAAGCCAAGTTCTTAATTGCACACTCTTGCCGACCTCGGGGCACCCACAGGGTAAGCCACAGACCAGGGCCACacctaaaaggtacgacgagcACATCTCAACTACCTACCTAAAACTTGTTATTCAAAACACGTAACAAGGTAAGCCGAGAGACATCTCGCCCCATAAAATACATCTCGAAACCAAGCAAAAAAGCCGAGAAAGTCTCGCACTGGCTTGAGGGCGCTTGAACTAATAAGCCAAGCTAAGGCTTGCAAGTTCTTACCAACTCCAAACACCCACAGGATAAGCCGGACACAAAAGCCGCACCTAAAGGTATGGCGAGTCAGTCTCGCCTACCACTTTACTTTGGTAAAGCACAAAGCCGAGCTGCGAATCGAACATTTGCTCGCATCCCTCATGCTTGTCGCTCTCGCGCTGGCCTTCATGCTTTCGATTCTCATTCTCGGTGCCGAGCTGCACTCTCAAGTTTGGTGCCTACCTCCAGCTAGGTGCCTACCTGCAGCTTGGCACCTACCTCAAGCTTGGTGCCTACCTACAACTTGGCGCCTACCTCAAGCCTTGTGCCTACCTCAAGCTTGGTGCCTACCTCAAGCTCTCTCACACTGGCCCTCCTCACACTTGCCATCCTTGTGCTCTCCTCCTTCGCGCTTGCCACTCTCGTGCTTTCCGCACTCACAGTCAACGCTCTCACACTTCCCATCCTTGCACGTTTGCCGTTCGCACGCTCGACGCTCTCACACATGATGCTCTCACGCTCGATACCCTCACGCTCGACTGCCTCGCGCTTGTCGCACTCACGTTCGACGCTCTTGCGCTTGCCTCCCTTGCGTCTGCCACTCTCATTCATAGTGGCGACCTCAACTCTTGTTTTCAGTGGAGACCTACTCTATTAGTCTCGGTGGAGACCTCCACTCTCATTCTCGGTGGAGACCTCTACTCTCATTCTCGATGGCGACATCCACTCTTCTACGTGGTGCCGACCTGCATTCTCAAGTTTTGTGCCGATCTCCACTCTCCAGCTTGGCGCTGACCTCAAAACCTTCTCCCGCACTATCACAAGTGATGACCTCAAATTTACGATCAAACCTCTTCTTGTCGCTCCCATGAGAGGACGTGGGATGCGAGCGCACAACATAAACACCAATATTAGGAGCTGACTTCGGAGCTTGCCCCGAAAGTAGGACTAGCGCCAACCTGGAATGAGGATTTGCCGACCTCCGGGGCATTGTGCAGCGTTTTGCCGACCTCAATCCGCCGACCTCAGCTTTGCCGTCCTCGCGATAACCAACCTCAGCACTCATCAATCCTTGTCCGCCGACCTCTCTTCACCTCTCGACCCCGCTCGACGATGACGATATCACCCTCGCCGACCTTAGTCTCACTCTCGGTGCCGACCTCAGTCTCACTCTCTGTGgtgacctcaatctcactctcggtggcgacctcaatctcactcgccgacctcaatctcaatctcgACCCCGCTTGACGACAACGATCTCactctcgccgacctcaatctcactctcggtggtGACCTAAATCTaactcgccgacctcaatctcaatctcgcTGACCTCAATTCGCCAACCTCCTCTCTTGCTTATGGTGTCGACCTCAACTCGCCGACCTCCTCTCTCCCTCATATCGCCGACCACCTCTTTTGCTCATATCGCCGATCTCCACTTACCGATCTCCATTTTGTCGACCATTGAGATCGACATCATCCACAACCTCGCGAACATGAGGACTCCAAACTACCAGCCGAACAGATCTCAACTTGCTGAATCAATCTACACCCGCTAGATCGGCATGACAGTTAGCGCCAACCTCGCCCGCATCCTCGTGCCGATTCCTCTCCCTCGCAAGCTCGATCTCGTGACAACCAATTTCAGAGTCAACAAACTCTCGGTCGAGCTGCCCGCCGAGCCCATCACCGCCGAGCTCATAATCGCCGAGCCCATCACCGCCAAGCACGTTATCGCCAAGCTCGTTATTGCTGCTCAAATCTCGTCCTCCACTCGAAGGCCCGGCCTCAACAAGGGATTTGCCGCCCATACGCGCCGCAGCCTCGACCCGACGGTCGGCAAAGCCACCTTCCTTGGTCACGCCATCCTCACAAGGATCGGCTATATCCAGATCTTGCCGATCGCCGACCTCTGCCTCGCTCGCAAGACTGACCTCAAGCTCGACTTGCCGACCTCCGGACTCATCCTCTCAGCCGCTCTCAAAACCAATTTCGATTGACTGATCCCTAAAATCATCGAAACCGCCCACCTCACCAAAGTCACGCCGGCGTCCAAAATCCCTCGTGCCGAGCAGGCACATTAACAGACAATTTAAGTGCGCCCGCTGATCGCAGAAGAACTGCCGCtctccggactaaggggggactattgttggacatgggttgcgcccaatatgccactcggcccaacaaaacTCATATTCGGCCCGACAAAATTGGGAGCAGGTCATTAACATTCCGCAAAGGATAATCTCGGCATTTTGCGTTGGGAACCCTAGTTCTACACTCGCCTATAGATAACATCATACATTTATTGAGATGAGGATCCTGACTCTCGGACAGGACccagagagcaatactttgcatcgattACTATTATTGTCTTTTGTGTAATTCGTTTTCCACTTCTAAGCTCATCATTATTCTTTTTGTGAGTTCTATTGTGAACTGACGAGTGTAATCTTGACTCTTTGTAAGTGACGACCTCAAATTCTATCATTATTAAAAGGACTAGCTCAATTCTTCCCCTAAATCTTTCTTTACTTAGTATTGTGCAATCCCCAGTACAAACAGATGGGATATCACTTCCCTTGGAGGAACCTGGATATGAAAGACATCTTCTTAGAGTTGTCCATTGGTTATTTGGTTGTGCCTCAGTTATTTGCTCTCGTTCATCACCAAAAATAAGGCATACTGCTGCACTGGTACGTTCTTACTTTATCTTCCATCATATATGATACGGTCATGAATTTTATCATCTCTTCTATTTTGCAACTTTTCtcttgaatttataatttattgttatGAATTATGTCCCATCGATCGATTTTGAATGGGAAAAGTGTGTTTTAAGATTTTATCGTTAGAATTGCATGATTATATACGAATAGGTCAAAGAAACCTTACGCCAAAACAGGAGGTGGTTTAATCTTCGTTGATAAAATGTATATCCGTTCATGAGGACGATACCATCCTTGACAAACTTCATTTGTGTGATTCGACTCAACTATATTGTGCATCTCCATCTTTCTGAAGTAATTTCTAAAACCATATAAAACAATTGTAGGCTTGTAGCTTCTTTTTCTCTAATCATGGCCCATAatacatataattaacaatGTATATATGCATCAATCTATATATGCATCATATGCATGCTGTTGGAGATAAACTACAAGGAAAAGTAATTTAATAAACTAGAAATATATGCATGTGTCTTCTTGTTCACTTACCTATATAAcctatcaattatatatattccgAATATTCATGTTTAATTATCCTTgctgtatatatttatatgctcTTAAGCAAAAGTTAGCATCATTACTTTACTGCAGAACCAAAAAGCAAAAAGTATATAATCGTGAGAAAATTAAGATAAACGTCTTCTACTAAGCCCAATAGAGAGACGCCAATTATCAAGGAGGTTATCCGGCACAAGTCCGGCAAGAAACCACTGCAGGGAATGAGCCCAAAACGGCGAGCAACGTGATCCGATTCCGATCTGCTCCACCGCCGCTTTTGCGTAGACTTCCGGCGACGGTACAAAGAAGCTTGGTTTATCTATAGCTGCAACCTTTGAAACCATCCTCGTTGCCACATATAACGGCACCTGCCAATTTGGTTGACACACGAACGTGAATATATATAAcgttatatatatcttattttacGCATTACATGGTAATTAATCCGAAAATATGATATAATACACACATAATATATACGTACCTGGCATTGGACATCAATACCAAACTGCTTATATTCCACATGTAGAGATCTTGAGAATGCATCAACATAACTGCATACACGTTCACGCATGTGTTCATAGAGTTATTAATGTGACAATCTAGTAGATATGTAATACTATAATGATAGAGTCTACTTAGATGAATAATCTAGGGTAGTAAAAATTTAGCAGTAGTACTATTTATTGCTTTCAACCTAAGAACGCAATAGTTGTCTTTGTTTTACAAATAACAACACGCTAGACTCTTAACAAGGTTCTCTCGTGTGGTTTATATATACTTCGATACTAGTTTACTTTGAAACATATATCCACCTAACTGAAGTAATAAATAAGAAAGTCACGTACGTGTCTTCATCGGGGGAGATATATGCATCACGTGAACTGGAATAAATTAGACGTTCTTTTGGATAGTCAAGCTCCACAAAGTGCTAATTGCGTATTTATTATACAACAACtaccaagaaaagaaagatcGGAAGAGAAACCTTAATCTAACAATATTTTGCAACTCACCACTATTAACTTTTGTAGCAGACCTTTATTAATTTGAGAATTCAAACTAGAAAGAATTACACTTATGTAAATTTAGCTGAAGTTCAAAACAAAAGTGTTTATAGTGTACTTATTCCTTTGTCAAACTAgatgttttctaaattttaactttatgatcatatacaaaaaaacttaaattaaataaCTTAGTAATTAATGTCCCTATTAACTTAGTAACAAACTTTGTGATGTATTATTTACTAATGTCCCTATTAGCATTTTTCTTATGATCTAAAAAAGTAGTCACGGTCGTACGTAGTACGTATTTATGTATAAAATGTGCAGTtgaacagaaaaagaaagaagtaaatgAAAAGTGAAAGTGGTTAGTCGTCCTTACGCTTTGGTGGCGGCGTAGATAGCGTAGAGAGGATGAGAAGGCACAACAACGGCGGCACCCGAGCTAATATTGACGATGGCTCCTCGGCGGCGGTGAAGCATTGGTCCGATGAGAAATCTTGTGACCCATGTGGTTGCTTCAAGATTAACCCTCAGAATTTTGGTCCACGTGAGTTGGTCAACCTCGTGGAAGAACATAGCTGATGGGTAGGTTATCCCAACGTTGTTTATCAGAATACCAACTTCAACGCCTTTGATCCCTTCCTCGATTACTCCATAATCTCCTCCTgcaaaataattaacaataagaAAACACTCCTAGAAAACTTCCAATGTaataaaatctcttaaaatagATTAATGAGAAAACTTCTCTTATTGATGAGAATTGAGAAATATTAGCGAAGTTGATTTGAAAATATTGAATTCTTGAGTTTAATCTTCTAATTAAACTGCATGTAATTATAAGTGTACTTGTGTACTATTTATTTGCAAATCTCTAACAAGAcaacatatataataagtatAATTGTGCACTGTTTAGAATTTATTCTTATTGAGTAAATATACTCTGGTTGTTGAAACAAGaataattattctaataatatCATCATGTACACACACACAGTAAAagtataaactatatatatatatactagttcaATATAGGATTTACCAAAACTAAAAGTGCATTAAATATTAGGGATTACCAGATGAGAAGTCAAATGGaatgatcttgatcttgatgtGGGGAAACTCTTGTCGGAGATCATCAGAGACAGATTCAAGCTTCGAAGGGTTTCTACTGACTAGGATGAGATTAAGGCCGTGTTTGGCCAGCTCGTGAGCAAAGGCGCGTCCGATCCCTTCGGTGGCTCCAGTAATCATAGCCCACGAACCGTAACTCTTGAGCCGCTTCGGGTTTGTGAGGAGATATCTTGTGATGAACCATTTCAGGAGAGGAAAGAGTAGTCTAATGAGGGAGAGAAAGCCTATGAAGCATACGACATGGAGGTGCCATGGCTGACTCTCATAGATGCATGCTCTCTGcatgttcttctttctctttctttcctttttttccttctggTTGTTTGCTTATTATTTGTCATGTGATTTTGGCTTGGAGCTAACTAACTCTTTATGTAGGAAACTTagagttgagagagagagagggagagagagagagagagatatttatCTTGTTTACTATATTTCATTGTTGAATCTTAATTACTTTACACATAG from Camelina sativa cultivar DH55 chromosome 3, Cs, whole genome shotgun sequence includes:
- the LOC104776751 gene encoding very-long-chain 3-oxoacyl-CoA reductase-like protein At1g24470: MQRACIYESQPWHLHVVCFIGFLSLIRLLFPLLKWFITRYLLTNPKRLKSYGSWAMITGATEGIGRAFAHELAKHGLNLILVSRNPSKLESVSDDLRQEFPHIKIKIIPFDFSSGGDYGVIEEGIKGVEVGILINNVGITYPSAMFFHEVDQLTWTKILRVNLEATTWVTRFLIGPMLHRRRGAIVNISSGAAVVVPSHPLYAIYAATKAYVDAFSRSLHVEYKQFGIDVQCQVPLYVATRMVSKVAAIDKPSFFVPSPEVYAKAAVEQIGIGSRCSPFWAHSLQWFLAGLVPDNLLDNWRLSIGLSRRRLS